Proteins from a genomic interval of Symmachiella macrocystis:
- the efp gene encoding elongation factor P, which produces MPQINAGDFRKGVKVIIDGEPYNMLELNFVKPGKGQALYKTRLKHLFKGTILDRTYKSGDSLEGADVRQGEGQFTYRDGENLVFMDNETYEQYPLAQDACGDAAQYLQEGMTCGLLYWNEQLIDITAPPHVVLEVTYTEPAARGNTASSLTKPATVETGATITVPAFVETGEKIKIDTRTGDYIERARE; this is translated from the coding sequence ATGCCACAGATCAACGCCGGCGACTTTCGTAAGGGTGTTAAGGTCATCATCGACGGTGAACCTTACAACATGCTGGAATTAAACTTTGTCAAACCGGGCAAAGGGCAAGCCCTGTATAAAACGCGGCTGAAACACCTATTTAAGGGCACGATTTTGGATCGGACCTACAAGAGTGGTGATAGCCTGGAAGGCGCCGATGTCCGCCAAGGCGAAGGTCAGTTCACCTATCGCGACGGCGAAAATTTGGTCTTCATGGACAACGAAACCTACGAACAATATCCATTGGCCCAGGATGCTTGTGGAGATGCGGCGCAGTACCTGCAAGAAGGTATGACCTGCGGACTGCTCTATTGGAACGAGCAATTGATCGACATCACGGCTCCGCCACACGTCGTGTTGGAAGTCACCTATACCGAGCCAGCCGCGCGGGGAAATACTGCCAGCTCATTGACCAAGCCGGCAACGGTAGAAACAGGCGCCACGATCACAGTCCCGGCATTCGTCGAGACTGGCGAGAAGATCAAAATCGATACGCGAACCGGCGATTACATCGAACGCGCTCGCGAATAA
- the epmB gene encoding EF-P beta-lysylation protein EpmB, with amino-acid sequence MPTPHATTRQTLSPQEDTANWHRALAAAVRDPDELIDLLGLGDVYREPARRAAGLFPLLVPRDYLARIEPGNPRDPLLLQVLPLANEEAVVDGFSADAVGDAQAHRSPGLLQKYTGRALLITTGACAVHCRYCFRREFPYGEEPRTMEDWEPAFADIAADSSLHEIILSGGDPLMLTDARLAMFIERLDRIEHLRRLRIHTRLPIVLPQRVTDTLLEMLTTMRLTPIVVMHANHAHELQGDCAAALRELVRGGVTVLNQAVLLRDINDTTESQAELCERLVNLGVIPYYLHQLDRVSGAAHFEVPEQTGGGIIEELRKRLPGYAVPQFVREIAGELHKTPL; translated from the coding sequence GTGCCAACTCCTCACGCCACCACGCGTCAAACACTTTCACCACAAGAAGATACAGCGAATTGGCATCGCGCGTTGGCCGCTGCCGTGCGTGATCCCGATGAACTGATCGACCTGCTAGGACTGGGTGACGTATATCGCGAACCGGCTCGCCGAGCCGCAGGGTTATTTCCCCTGCTGGTCCCGCGTGATTACCTGGCGCGGATCGAACCGGGCAATCCCCGCGATCCGCTGTTGTTGCAAGTCCTGCCGTTGGCGAACGAGGAAGCGGTCGTCGATGGATTTTCTGCCGACGCGGTCGGGGATGCTCAGGCACATCGCTCGCCCGGGCTGTTGCAAAAATATACCGGCCGGGCACTGTTGATCACCACCGGCGCCTGTGCGGTACATTGCCGGTACTGCTTCCGCCGCGAATTTCCTTACGGCGAAGAACCACGGACGATGGAGGATTGGGAACCGGCATTCGCTGATATCGCGGCCGATTCTTCTCTGCACGAAATCATCCTCAGCGGCGGCGATCCGCTGATGCTGACCGATGCGCGGCTGGCCATGTTTATCGAGCGGTTGGATCGCATTGAGCATTTGCGTCGCTTGCGGATTCACACCCGCCTGCCGATCGTGCTGCCGCAACGTGTCACGGACACGTTGTTGGAAATGCTCACCACAATGCGGTTGACGCCGATTGTTGTCATGCACGCGAATCATGCCCACGAGTTGCAAGGCGACTGCGCAGCCGCGCTGCGAGAATTGGTGCGCGGCGGCGTGACGGTGCTGAATCAAGCCGTACTACTCAGGGACATCAACGATACGACCGAGTCCCAAGCCGAGCTGTGCGAACGTCTAGTCAATTTGGGAGTCATTCCGTATTACCTACACCAACTCGACCGGGTGAGCGGCGCGGCTCACTTTGAAGTTCCGGAACAAACCGGGGGCGGCATCATTGAGGAATTGCGCAAACGACTGCCCGGTTATGCGGTACCACAATTCGTGCGCGAAATCGCCGGTGAATTGCACAAGACGCCTTTGTAA
- a CDS encoding aldehyde ferredoxin oxidoreductase family protein, with the protein MSSTPPGYHGRFLRVDLSARTAVAVPISGEVLRRFVGGSGLGTWILLQESRDGFDPLAAEAPLLFVFSPLVGSPLTTSAKFVVMGKSPLTQRINDSLSSSHFAIAGKKTGYDALVIVGAAEEPTCLVIEPESVRYEPAQAAWGLSSSAASETLSQQLGQGFRFAAIGPAGENLVRYATISHDGRHAGRGGMGAVMGAKNLKAVAVRGDRLTPFHDAEGLVALSKTLSKKSFGPATAKYRELGTAGNLLAFNRLAVLPTRNFQTSTFEGAATLAPEAMAVSHERTRASCAACTIGCEHIYHRHDNQAGVRMEYENLFALGPLCGIADPEAVLAASALCDELGMDTISAGATIAFAMECAERGFLKAADLRFGNSAAVLSMLKQIGARQDLGDLLAEGSRIAAARIGQNTSDFAPHVKGLELPGYEPRALQTMALGFAVGTRGADHNRSGAYEVDFSAQYDRLHAGPEVVAPAIETEDRAALMDSLILCKFLRGVLVDYHEELAEMLNLITGFGVTAAELRTTAQRIVTAKKLYNIRQGWTPAEDTLPARFLSDPLPEDSGPSGGANLSPTQLSELVAAYNLGRGWDRDGWIPASRLQELEAE; encoded by the coding sequence ATGTCTTCTACCCCGCCCGGTTATCATGGTCGCTTTTTGCGTGTGGATTTGTCCGCGCGTACGGCGGTTGCGGTGCCGATTTCGGGGGAGGTTTTACGGCGGTTTGTGGGGGGGAGTGGGCTGGGGACTTGGATTTTGCTGCAGGAGAGCCGTGATGGGTTCGACCCGCTCGCAGCCGAGGCGCCGTTGTTATTTGTGTTCAGCCCGCTGGTGGGGAGTCCGCTGACGACGTCGGCTAAGTTTGTGGTGATGGGCAAGTCGCCGCTCACACAGCGGATCAACGATTCGCTCTCTTCATCGCACTTTGCAATCGCTGGAAAAAAAACCGGTTACGACGCTCTGGTGATTGTGGGTGCGGCCGAGGAACCAACTTGTTTAGTGATTGAGCCGGAGAGTGTGCGTTACGAGCCTGCTCAGGCGGCGTGGGGCCTAAGCAGTAGCGCTGCTTCAGAAACTTTGAGCCAACAACTTGGTCAGGGATTTCGATTTGCTGCGATCGGACCGGCCGGTGAAAACCTGGTGCGGTATGCCACGATTTCACATGACGGTCGGCACGCGGGACGCGGCGGCATGGGGGCCGTGATGGGGGCCAAGAATCTCAAGGCGGTTGCGGTGCGCGGTGATCGGCTCACTCCGTTTCATGATGCGGAAGGGCTGGTTGCGCTGAGTAAAACGCTGTCGAAAAAATCATTCGGCCCGGCGACAGCCAAGTACCGCGAATTGGGGACAGCGGGGAACTTGTTAGCGTTCAACCGGTTGGCGGTGTTACCGACGCGAAACTTTCAGACCTCTACTTTCGAGGGCGCAGCCACACTGGCGCCGGAGGCAATGGCGGTCTCGCACGAACGAACCCGCGCGTCGTGTGCCGCTTGCACGATCGGTTGTGAGCACATTTATCATCGCCACGACAACCAGGCCGGCGTGCGGATGGAATATGAAAACCTTTTCGCCTTAGGACCGCTGTGCGGCATCGCCGACCCCGAAGCGGTGCTGGCTGCGTCGGCATTGTGTGATGAACTCGGCATGGACACGATCAGCGCAGGCGCTACGATCGCTTTTGCCATGGAGTGCGCGGAGCGCGGTTTCTTAAAGGCTGCAGATCTGCGCTTTGGAAATAGCGCCGCCGTATTGTCGATGCTTAAGCAAATCGGAGCCCGGCAAGACTTGGGAGATTTGTTGGCGGAAGGGTCGCGAATTGCAGCGGCGCGGATCGGACAAAATACCTCGGATTTCGCGCCGCACGTCAAAGGACTTGAGTTGCCCGGTTATGAACCACGGGCACTGCAAACCATGGCTTTGGGATTTGCCGTCGGGACGCGTGGTGCAGATCATAATCGTTCGGGCGCCTATGAAGTCGATTTCAGCGCGCAGTATGACCGACTACATGCCGGTCCGGAGGTTGTCGCCCCGGCGATTGAAACCGAAGACCGAGCTGCACTGATGGATTCTTTGATCCTCTGTAAATTTCTGCGGGGCGTTCTCGTTGATTATCATGAGGAGTTGGCCGAGATGTTGAATTTGATCACCGGATTCGGTGTCACAGCTGCTGAACTGCGGACGACGGCGCAGCGGATTGTGACGGCCAAGAAGTTGTACAACATCAGGCAAGGCTGGACGCCCGCCGAAGATACACTGCCCGCGCGGTTTTTAAGTGACCCGCTTCCGGAGGATTCCGGCCCGAGCGGCGGTGCGAATTTATCACCGACACAGTTGAGTGAATTGGTAGCGGCGTATAATCTGGGGCGTGGATGGGATCGCGACGGCTGGATTCCTGCTTCACGACTGCAGGAGTTAGAAGCGGAGTAG
- a CDS encoding MoaD/ThiS family protein — protein MPIHVELFGIPRQRAGVKELNVTAGDLRSLLLAVGRELPQLLDVCLERDGRLKSGYLANINGRAFVTAAETPLTDGDNVLILSADAGG, from the coding sequence ATGCCGATTCATGTGGAGTTATTCGGAATTCCGCGACAACGCGCCGGTGTGAAGGAATTGAACGTCACGGCCGGTGATTTGCGATCGCTGTTATTGGCCGTCGGTCGCGAACTTCCGCAATTACTCGATGTGTGTCTGGAGCGTGATGGTCGCCTCAAATCGGGCTATCTAGCAAACATCAACGGCCGCGCCTTCGTCACTGCCGCCGAAACCCCACTAACCGACGGCGACAACGTCCTCATCCTCTCCGCCGACGCAGGGGGGTAG
- the hrpA gene encoding ATP-dependent RNA helicase HrpA encodes MSSAPLEPSLAALERQIQHALAADRHRLRRRARSIRQAQQRKQPFDKNLARLADEVQQSVQLRKSRLAGRPTVTFDEELPIFAKRQEIADAIANHQVVVVSGETGSGKSTQLPKICLDMGRGIDGMIGHTQPRRIAARSVAARVAEELGSTVGQSVGFKIRFTDATSPRTYVKLMTDGILLAESQGDTFLNQYDTIIIDEAHERSLNIDFLLGFVKRLLPKRPELRLIITSATIDAQRFSEHFATATRPAPVIEVSGRTYPVEVRYRPLEGDNDSEEADLQRGVLNAVEELTAEDDGDVLIFMPTERDIRETAQALRGRQIAGSRMGKGTEILPLYGRLSTAEQNRVFQSHNHRRIVIATNVAESSLTVPGIRSVIDAGTARISRYSARSKVQRLPIEPISRASADQRKGRCGRLGPGICIRLYSEQDYLTRDEFTSPEIQRTNLAAVILQTLSLKLGAIEEYPFLDPPKPIAIREGYSTLFELGAIDDRDQLTDIGRKLSRLPVDPRVGRMVLAAHEENCLREVLIIAAALELQDPRERPVDKQQAADTCHEQFVHEESDFLGYLKLWDFYEGLKHDLSRNRLRKACQQNFLSYNRMREWQEIHRQLLQIVEQNKLKQQPRRDDYDAIHRSLLTGLLSGIANRTDTYEYTGAGGQKLNLWPGSATFEKKPKWVVAAELVETTRRYARVVARINPNWIEPLAGHLVVRTHSEPHWVPETGSVMAYEKVTLFGLPIIPRRRIPYGSVNAPVAREMFIQHGLVEGDWQTPVKFFAHNQQLIEQLEEMAAKSRRRDFFLGEEARYEFYDSRIPPHAYDGARLRKWLRKVEQTTPNILHMTQADLLVDHSEAVTDTDFPDAITIDKMQLPLEYHLEPGSDEDGVTLTIPQAGLNQLQPHRLEWLVPGLIEEKILALIKSLPKSSRRSLNPLAETARKVAAEISFGEGEFATAVADKLAEIAGTRCAASEFQQVQLPNHLRMNVRVIDSEGEALGEGRDLTKIRKSLGAAAAANFSAIDDPTWNRDGIVTWDFGELPKRVDIQHGGLALKGYPALIDTGAAVNLRLLDCPLKATFETRGGLRRLFYLAERRELKAQADWLPNIDRILLNAATLPDSAIFRQCIAELLTDRAFLPTNAIPRSAEEFEQQRHTGNQRIGRAVQEVAGLLEPMLTAYQQALVAVESAAGKGWDAAVADMRLQLQELTTAGFLTRTPWNWLQQHPRYFEGIRRRLHKLAQGGAPRDKEQHAVIQPRWNAYRTRAAEHHQRGVYDPELIQYRWMLEELRISLFVQELGTSITISPQRLDKQGAKVRA; translated from the coding sequence ATGTCCTCCGCTCCCCTCGAACCTTCACTGGCCGCTCTTGAACGGCAAATCCAGCATGCCCTGGCGGCGGATCGGCATCGCTTGCGCCGTCGCGCACGGTCCATTCGCCAAGCCCAACAGCGCAAACAGCCGTTTGATAAAAACCTAGCCCGGCTGGCGGACGAAGTCCAGCAGAGCGTCCAGCTGAGGAAATCGCGGCTCGCAGGCCGTCCGACGGTGACTTTTGATGAAGAACTGCCGATCTTCGCTAAGCGGCAGGAAATCGCCGATGCGATTGCCAACCATCAAGTTGTGGTTGTCAGCGGCGAGACCGGATCGGGTAAATCGACGCAATTGCCTAAAATCTGCCTCGACATGGGACGCGGTATCGATGGCATGATCGGGCATACCCAGCCGCGGCGCATCGCCGCCCGTTCTGTCGCCGCCCGCGTCGCCGAAGAATTGGGCAGCACAGTCGGCCAGTCGGTGGGCTTTAAAATTCGCTTCACCGATGCGACCAGTCCCCGCACGTATGTCAAACTGATGACCGACGGGATCTTGTTGGCCGAATCGCAGGGGGACACGTTTCTTAATCAGTACGACACGATCATCATCGACGAAGCACACGAACGGTCGTTGAACATCGATTTTCTGCTGGGCTTCGTCAAACGCCTGTTACCCAAACGGCCGGAACTGCGGTTGATCATCACGTCGGCCACGATCGATGCCCAGCGGTTCAGCGAACATTTTGCCACGGCGACGAGACCGGCGCCGGTGATCGAAGTTTCGGGACGGACCTATCCCGTCGAAGTTCGTTATCGCCCGCTCGAAGGAGACAATGACAGCGAAGAGGCCGATCTGCAGCGAGGCGTGCTGAATGCGGTCGAAGAGCTAACCGCCGAAGATGATGGCGACGTGTTGATCTTCATGCCGACCGAACGCGACATCCGCGAAACGGCACAGGCTCTCCGCGGGCGACAAATCGCCGGCAGCCGCATGGGGAAAGGGACCGAGATCCTTCCGCTCTACGGTCGCTTATCGACTGCTGAGCAGAACCGCGTGTTTCAGTCGCACAACCATCGCCGTATTGTGATCGCGACCAATGTCGCAGAGTCTTCGCTGACCGTGCCGGGGATTCGTTCCGTGATCGATGCGGGGACCGCGCGGATCAGCCGGTATTCCGCACGGTCCAAGGTTCAACGTCTGCCGATCGAACCGATTTCCCGCGCGTCGGCCGACCAGCGCAAAGGCCGTTGCGGCCGTTTGGGACCGGGGATTTGTATTCGTCTCTACAGTGAGCAAGATTACCTGACGCGCGATGAATTCACCTCGCCGGAGATTCAACGCACCAACTTAGCAGCCGTCATTTTGCAAACGTTGTCGCTGAAACTGGGCGCCATTGAAGAGTACCCGTTTCTCGATCCGCCCAAACCCATTGCCATTCGCGAAGGCTATAGCACGCTGTTTGAGTTGGGTGCGATTGACGACCGCGATCAACTGACCGACATCGGCCGCAAACTGAGCCGTCTGCCCGTCGATCCCCGCGTGGGGCGGATGGTCTTGGCCGCTCACGAAGAAAACTGTTTGCGGGAAGTTCTGATCATCGCCGCTGCATTGGAACTGCAAGACCCCCGCGAACGCCCGGTCGACAAACAACAGGCGGCCGACACCTGCCATGAACAATTTGTTCACGAAGAATCGGACTTTCTGGGCTACTTGAAACTGTGGGATTTCTACGAAGGTCTCAAACATGACCTTTCGCGGAATCGGTTGCGTAAGGCTTGCCAGCAAAATTTTCTCTCCTACAACCGCATGCGGGAATGGCAGGAGATTCACCGGCAACTGTTGCAAATCGTCGAGCAGAATAAACTCAAACAACAGCCGCGTCGCGACGATTACGATGCCATTCATCGCTCCCTGCTGACCGGATTATTATCTGGGATCGCGAACCGGACCGACACCTATGAATACACCGGCGCCGGCGGACAAAAGCTAAACCTGTGGCCCGGGTCGGCGACGTTTGAGAAAAAACCAAAGTGGGTTGTCGCCGCTGAGTTGGTCGAAACCACACGGCGCTACGCCCGCGTTGTGGCCCGCATCAATCCGAATTGGATCGAACCGCTGGCTGGTCACCTTGTCGTCCGCACGCACAGTGAACCGCATTGGGTCCCCGAAACCGGATCGGTGATGGCGTATGAAAAAGTGACGCTCTTTGGCCTGCCGATCATTCCGCGCCGGCGGATTCCCTATGGCAGCGTCAATGCTCCGGTGGCGCGGGAGATGTTTATTCAACATGGACTGGTCGAAGGCGACTGGCAGACCCCAGTCAAGTTTTTCGCGCACAATCAGCAACTCATCGAACAACTCGAAGAGATGGCCGCCAAGTCGCGCCGCCGTGATTTTTTTTTGGGCGAGGAAGCCCGCTACGAATTTTACGACAGCCGCATTCCCCCGCACGCCTATGATGGAGCACGACTGCGGAAGTGGCTCCGTAAAGTTGAGCAGACCACGCCAAACATCTTGCACATGACGCAAGCGGATCTGTTGGTCGACCATTCCGAAGCTGTTACGGATACCGATTTCCCCGATGCGATCACTATCGACAAAATGCAATTGCCGCTCGAGTACCATCTCGAGCCGGGCAGCGACGAAGATGGTGTGACGTTGACGATTCCGCAGGCCGGTCTGAATCAATTGCAGCCGCACCGATTGGAATGGCTTGTGCCGGGATTGATTGAAGAGAAGATCCTGGCGCTGATCAAATCGCTGCCCAAATCCTCGCGGCGAAGTTTGAATCCCTTGGCCGAGACAGCCCGCAAGGTGGCGGCGGAAATTAGCTTTGGTGAAGGAGAATTCGCAACGGCGGTGGCAGACAAGTTGGCGGAGATCGCCGGCACCCGTTGTGCCGCATCGGAGTTTCAACAGGTGCAATTGCCCAATCATCTGCGGATGAACGTCCGCGTGATCGACTCCGAAGGCGAAGCGCTTGGCGAGGGGCGGGACCTGACGAAAATCCGTAAGAGCCTAGGGGCCGCTGCGGCCGCGAATTTCTCCGCCATCGACGATCCCACTTGGAACCGCGACGGCATTGTCACGTGGGACTTCGGCGAGCTTCCCAAACGGGTCGACATTCAGCACGGGGGTTTAGCGCTCAAAGGGTATCCCGCACTGATCGATACCGGCGCAGCAGTGAATCTACGGTTGTTGGATTGTCCGCTCAAGGCGACCTTCGAAACCCGTGGCGGATTGCGGCGGTTGTTTTATCTAGCGGAGCGCCGCGAATTAAAAGCACAGGCCGATTGGCTGCCGAACATCGATCGCATTTTGCTCAATGCGGCAACGCTGCCGGATTCTGCGATATTCCGGCAGTGCATCGCCGAATTGCTCACTGACCGGGCTTTTTTACCGACCAACGCGATTCCCCGTTCGGCTGAAGAATTCGAACAGCAACGCCACACCGGCAATCAGCGAATCGGCCGCGCCGTGCAGGAAGTTGCGGGCCTGTTGGAACCGATGCTCACCGCCTATCAACAGGCCTTGGTCGCCGTGGAATCGGCCGCCGGCAAGGGGTGGGATGCGGCCGTTGCGGACATGCGATTGCAACTGCAAGAATTGACCACAGCCGGTTTTTTGACGCGCACCCCGTGGAATTGGCTGCAACAACACCCGCGCTATTTCGAAGGCATTCGTCGTAGACTCCACAAACTCGCCCAGGGCGGCGCCCCGCGTGACAAAGAGCAACACGCCGTCATTCAACCCCGCTGGAACGCCTACCGCACCCGCGCCGCCGAACATCACCAGCGCGGCGTGTACGACCCAGAACTGATCCAATACCGCTGGATGCTCGAAGAACTCCGCATCTCATTGTTCGTCCAAGAACTCGGCACCAGCATCACGATCTCGCCACAGCGGTTGGATAAGCAAGGGGCGAAGGTCCGGGCCTAA
- a CDS encoding prolyl hydroxylase family protein: MQKVQLLGDSVFVIQNFLSHSESKELIRMSEIRGFEDAPITTSSGFEMRKDVRNNSRVMVDDVALAEDLWTRAEQYLVPTWSYRKPVGFNERFRFYRYEVGQTFKPHFDGYFARTNGQRSEFTFLVYLNDDFDGGETRFFEPESICVKPETGLALVFHHPQLHEGSVVVKGKKYVLRTDVMYGGDN; this comes from the coding sequence ATGCAAAAAGTGCAATTACTCGGTGACTCTGTTTTTGTGATTCAGAATTTTCTTTCGCACTCTGAAAGTAAAGAACTCATCCGTATGAGTGAAATCCGAGGGTTCGAAGATGCTCCGATCACCACGTCGTCAGGATTCGAAATGCGGAAGGACGTCCGAAATAACAGTCGTGTGATGGTTGATGATGTTGCGCTAGCGGAGGACCTCTGGACGCGTGCAGAACAGTATTTGGTACCGACTTGGTCCTATCGTAAGCCTGTCGGATTCAACGAAAGGTTTCGGTTCTACCGCTATGAAGTTGGACAAACGTTCAAACCGCATTTTGACGGTTATTTTGCCCGCACCAATGGACAACGCAGCGAGTTTACGTTCTTAGTCTATTTGAACGACGACTTTGATGGCGGTGAAACGAGATTCTTTGAACCAGAATCGATCTGTGTAAAACCTGAAACGGGATTAGCCCTCGTGTTTCATCATCCACAGCTACATGAAGGATCTGTTGTTGTGAAAGGGAAGAAATACGTGCTACGCACGGATGTGATGTATGGCGGAGACAATTAG
- the gltS gene encoding sodium/glutamate symporter codes for MDEPIIVNLDSSWTIIVAVIVLYAGRFATSHIRFLREFNIPEAVSGGILCSVVVAIVFSMSNHQITFDLTLRDTLLLVFFSTIGLSAKFRTLLAGGKALALLVVCSIGFLILQDVAGIAVAMSFGQHPAYGLISGSIAFAGGHGSAISYGQLAAEQGLPGALELGMASATFGLIAGGLIGGPIARRLMSGHNLSGEIKNQAFVPGPDETSDPGPVTLNGMLDSIFALAICIAAGAAVNEWYTQRSEIPLPGFLTAMFVGIVITNCLDVLKIDLHKASISLCSDVSLQLFLAMSLMSLQLWSLQGAFGYLLIILLTQIAVMVLFALYVVFPAMGRDYDAAVIAAGFSGLGLGATPVGIANMHAVTEKYGASQKAFLVVPLVGAFFLDIANAVIIQGFLATPLFRNAAG; via the coding sequence ATGGACGAGCCCATAATCGTCAACCTCGATAGTTCATGGACAATTATTGTTGCCGTGATTGTGCTTTATGCAGGTCGATTTGCGACCTCGCACATCCGGTTTTTGCGGGAATTCAATATCCCTGAGGCGGTCAGTGGGGGCATACTGTGTTCTGTCGTGGTCGCAATTGTCTTCTCGATGTCAAATCATCAGATAACATTTGATTTGACTCTGAGAGATACGCTGTTGTTGGTTTTCTTTAGCACGATTGGATTGTCGGCAAAGTTTCGCACCTTGCTCGCGGGCGGAAAGGCCTTGGCATTGCTGGTCGTCTGCTCAATAGGATTTTTGATTTTACAAGACGTGGCAGGCATTGCTGTGGCGATGAGCTTTGGGCAACATCCCGCGTATGGATTGATTTCGGGCAGTATTGCATTCGCGGGCGGTCACGGCTCCGCTATTTCCTACGGCCAACTTGCCGCTGAACAAGGCCTTCCTGGAGCGTTGGAGTTGGGGATGGCCAGTGCCACGTTCGGATTGATCGCCGGTGGTCTCATTGGGGGACCGATCGCTCGGCGACTTATGAGTGGGCACAATCTGTCCGGAGAAATCAAGAATCAGGCGTTCGTTCCCGGACCGGATGAAACGAGCGATCCCGGGCCCGTGACTCTGAATGGGATGCTCGACTCGATCTTCGCACTGGCGATTTGCATTGCCGCTGGGGCCGCTGTCAATGAATGGTACACACAACGCAGTGAAATCCCGCTTCCTGGATTTCTAACTGCAATGTTTGTGGGTATCGTGATTACAAACTGTCTCGATGTCCTGAAGATTGATTTACACAAAGCTTCGATCAGCCTCTGTAGCGATGTGAGTTTGCAGCTCTTTTTGGCGATGAGCTTGATGAGCCTACAATTGTGGAGCTTGCAAGGTGCGTTTGGTTACTTGTTGATCATTCTGCTAACGCAAATCGCGGTCATGGTCCTGTTTGCCTTGTACGTCGTTTTTCCAGCGATGGGCCGGGACTATGATGCTGCCGTGATCGCCGCCGGTTTTTCCGGACTTGGCTTGGGGGCGACACCGGTCGGGATTGCCAACATGCATGCGGTCACCGAAAAATATGGGGCTTCCCAAAAAGCATTTCTGGTGGTGCCGCTTGTCGGAGCATTCTTTCTAGACATCGCTAACGCCGTAATTATTCAGGGCTTTCTAGCAACGCCGCTTTTTCGAAATGCCGCAGGTTGA